A genomic region of [Eubacterium] eligens ATCC 27750 contains the following coding sequences:
- a CDS encoding MATE family efflux transporter translates to MVKDMTNGSPSKHILGFAVPMLFGMLFQQFYNLVDTIIVGKTLGVEALAGVGATGSINFMIIGFCMGVCNGFVIPVAQCFGAKKPADLRKYVFNGYICSIVFAIVLTLASVIFCRRILIIMNTPADIIDHAYNYIVVIFIGIPTVFLYNMVSGVIRSLGDSKTPVVFLVLSSIINVVLDFFLILVCKMGVAGAGWATVTSQLISGLTCLIYMYKKYDILKGDKSERVLDRRFITNLCMNGVPMGLQYSITAIGSTILQAAVNTLGSTYVAAMTAGSKMFNFTCCPFDALGSTMATYAGQNVGAAKIKRLGQGVRSAMIIGSVYSVLSLIALYFTTDYIALLFVNASETTIIALTRQFILASACFYIPLTGVNVVRFCIQGMGFSVFAISAGILEMIGRAFAAIILIPSIGFMGACLASPIAWIAADAFLFPAFIHCARKLHARHSK, encoded by the coding sequence ATGGTAAAAGACATGACAAATGGTTCGCCTTCCAAGCATATTCTTGGATTTGCAGTTCCAATGCTGTTCGGAATGCTGTTTCAGCAGTTCTACAACCTTGTTGACACAATAATCGTTGGTAAAACTCTCGGTGTTGAAGCTCTTGCCGGAGTTGGAGCAACAGGTTCTATCAACTTCATGATAATCGGTTTCTGTATGGGAGTCTGTAACGGATTCGTGATTCCGGTTGCCCAATGCTTTGGTGCAAAGAAGCCTGCTGACCTTAGAAAATATGTATTTAACGGATATATCTGCAGTATTGTGTTTGCCATAGTGCTTACGCTTGCATCCGTAATATTCTGCCGCAGGATACTTATTATCATGAATACACCGGCAGATATTATTGACCATGCCTATAATTACATAGTAGTTATATTCATAGGAATCCCAACTGTATTCCTGTACAACATGGTGTCCGGTGTTATCCGTTCGCTTGGCGATAGTAAGACACCTGTAGTTTTCCTTGTCCTTTCTTCAATAATAAATGTAGTACTTGATTTCTTTCTTATTCTTGTATGTAAGATGGGTGTTGCCGGAGCTGGCTGGGCAACTGTAACATCACAGTTAATTTCGGGACTTACCTGCCTTATATATATGTATAAGAAATATGACATCTTAAAAGGTGACAAATCAGAAAGGGTACTTGATAGAAGATTCATCACCAACCTGTGTATGAACGGTGTTCCTATGGGACTCCAGTATTCAATAACAGCCATCGGAAGTACAATCCTTCAGGCTGCTGTCAATACACTTGGTTCAACATATGTAGCCGCAATGACTGCCGGTTCTAAGATGTTTAACTTTACCTGTTGTCCATTTGATGCACTCGGCTCAACCATGGCAACCTATGCCGGACAGAATGTTGGAGCTGCCAAGATTAAAAGACTTGGTCAGGGCGTACGCTCCGCTATGATAATCGGTTCAGTATACAGTGTTCTTTCTCTTATTGCACTGTATTTCACTACAGATTATATTGCATTATTATTCGTTAATGCATCAGAGACAACAATAATTGCTCTTACAAGACAGTTCATCCTTGCATCTGCATGCTTCTACATTCCGCTTACAGGTGTTAATGTAGTCCGCTTCTGCATACAGGGTATGGGCTTCTCAGTATTTGCAATATCAGCTGGTATCTTAGAGATGATTGGCCGTGCATTTGCAGCCATCATACTTATTCCAAGTATTGGATTCATGGGTGCATGCCTCGCCTCACCAATCGCTTGGATTGCTGCTGACGCATTTTTGTTTCCTGCATTCATACATTGTGCC
- a CDS encoding Gx transporter family protein, with translation MKKTFDVKRLTTLALLTTIALTIFVVESAIPTLVPIPGVKLGLANIVTLFVLKRYKFSDAAIVLAMRIILATIFTGQAVSFIYSVSGGFLCLIVMAAVNKLLRGQYIFLTGILGAVSHNAGQILAAFFILRLSGIFAYMPFLVISGVITGLFTGLVCFFADRYIPKKYTM, from the coding sequence ATGAAGAAAACTTTTGATGTTAAGAGACTTACAACGCTGGCATTACTTACAACAATTGCGCTGACAATATTTGTTGTGGAATCAGCGATACCTACGCTTGTTCCAATACCGGGAGTTAAGTTAGGACTTGCCAATATAGTCACACTTTTTGTATTAAAAAGGTATAAATTCAGTGATGCAGCTATTGTGCTGGCTATGAGAATTATACTGGCTACAATATTTACAGGGCAGGCGGTATCATTTATATATAGTGTAAGTGGTGGATTCTTATGCCTTATTGTGATGGCAGCTGTTAATAAATTGCTTAGGGGACAGTATATATTTCTTACGGGAATACTTGGCGCGGTGTCGCACAATGCAGGTCAGATTCTTGCTGCATTTTTCATACTCAGATTGTCAGGTATATTTGCGTATATGCCGTTCCTTGTGATAAGCGGTGTAATAACAGGTCTGTTTACGGGACTTGTGTGCTTCTTTGCAGACAGATATATTCCTAAAAAATATACTATGTAG
- a CDS encoding NusG domain II-containing protein, with protein MEKRVVAVVAVIVLLVGASVASIIYMKSGKNDGSKTAYIYRDNELLRTVSLDDVKNPYTFRIEYGDGEYNDILVENGKIKIADASCPDKLCVNMGYISEPLMPIICLPNHLVIRIVNDGEESPSLDGVVY; from the coding sequence GTGGAAAAAAGAGTTGTTGCAGTGGTGGCTGTGATTGTCCTGCTTGTCGGGGCAAGTGTGGCTTCTATTATATATATGAAATCAGGAAAGAATGATGGTAGTAAGACCGCTTATATATACAGAGATAACGAATTGTTAAGAACTGTTTCGTTAGATGATGTTAAGAATCCGTACACGTTCAGGATTGAATACGGGGATGGAGAGTATAATGATATTCTTGTCGAGAATGGAAAGATTAAGATTGCTGATGCAAGCTGTCCGGATAAGCTGTGTGTGAACATGGGCTATATATCTGAGCCTTTAATGCCAATCATATGTCTGCCTAATCATCTTGTTATTAGAATTGTGAATGACGGCGAAGAATCGCCGTCACTCGATGGTGTTGTGTATTAA
- a CDS encoding class I SAM-dependent methyltransferase, which yields MFIADNWKDYEVIDTSKGEKLERWGKYILVRPDPQVIWDTPKKERGWKNMNGHYHRSSKGGGEWEFFDLPQQWQIHYNSPSFEQELTFNLKPFSFKHTGIFPEQAANWDWFGKIISDARKKRGSEPVKVLNLFAYTGGATLACAAAGANVTHVDASKGIVAWAKENAQSSGLIDKPIRWIVDDCVKFVEREIRRGNHYDAIIMDPPSYGRGPKGEIWKIEEAIHPLVKLCAQLLSDEPLFFLINSYTTGLQPAVLTYMLSTELKSFGGHCDSQEVGLPVSSNGLVLPCGASGRWMK from the coding sequence ATGTTTATAGCTGATAACTGGAAAGATTATGAAGTAATAGATACCTCTAAAGGTGAAAAACTTGAACGCTGGGGCAAGTATATTCTTGTACGCCCGGACCCACAGGTAATATGGGACACTCCTAAGAAAGAGCGTGGCTGGAAGAATATGAACGGTCATTACCACAGAAGTTCTAAGGGCGGCGGAGAATGGGAGTTCTTTGACCTTCCACAGCAGTGGCAGATTCACTACAACAGTCCTTCATTTGAACAGGAGCTGACATTCAACTTAAAGCCATTCAGCTTCAAGCACACAGGAATATTCCCTGAGCAGGCTGCTAACTGGGACTGGTTTGGAAAGATAATCTCTGATGCCAGGAAAAAGCGTGGCAGCGAACCTGTAAAGGTTCTTAACCTGTTTGCTTATACAGGTGGAGCAACACTTGCATGTGCAGCCGCTGGTGCTAATGTTACACATGTAGATGCTTCTAAGGGTATAGTCGCATGGGCTAAAGAAAATGCACAGTCTTCAGGACTTATTGACAAGCCTATCCGCTGGATAGTTGATGACTGTGTAAAGTTTGTAGAAAGAGAGATAAGAAGAGGCAACCATTACGACGCAATCATCATGGATCCACCTTCATATGGACGTGGTCCTAAAGGAGAAATCTGGAAAATAGAAGAAGCCATACACCCACTTGTTAAGCTTTGTGCACAGCTTCTTTCTGATGAACCATTATTTTTCCTTATTAATTCATACACTACAGGTCTTCAGCCAGCCGTTCTTACTTATATGTTAAGCACAGAACTTAAGAGCTTTGGCGGACACTGTGATTCACAGGAAGTAGGTCTTCCTGTTTCAAGTAACGGACTTGTACTTCCATGTGGAGCTTCTGGCCGCTGGATGAAATAA
- a CDS encoding SulP family inorganic anion transporter: protein MKNVSLKNIQKDIVSGIIVALVSIPISMGYAQIAGLPAVYGLYCSILPVLIYGLVTSSPQFVLGVDATPAALVGGTLATLGIVSGSEEAKAVVPSITLVAALWLLLFFFIKAGRIVNYISTPVMGGFISGIGVTIILMQTAKLFGGNAGTGEAIKLLIHIAGEMKSFNLLSAVLGVGTVVIILVAKKFIPKFPMSVLLMVVGALATAIFHIDRFGVKLLPHVDKGLPGFSLPDMSVVFKNPSDIILLGLSVAGVVMAQTLLATNNYANKYGYKVSNNREILSYAAANAASAVIGGCPLNGSVSRTGIADQFGCKSQVMSITASLTMLLIVLFGTPVLEYLPVPILTGIVVAALIGITEFGLAVKLWKTDHTEFAIFVGAFLGVLLFGTIHGVVIGVILSFIAVIVKAVEPPRAFLGVIPGQEGFYSLNRYRNVKKIKGAVIYRFNGALFFANINTFVDDIEKNLDDNTKWVIVDAGGVGSIDVTAVDRLMSLYKALEKKGIRFYITEHEHTLNDQLRELGAGEFVEKGVVRRTIPLALRDAGLDRPYPVEEGEEEQAVSGEAHEDNERLAEIEWAFGADADEWLEKMAAEMADEIGSVKKDEKNVIVDAEKHAAWGRIGLFDENELLERLEMHLFDDKKYPNLDIDDIEKRIDERRVVVEKKLAQINPDAIQMLKEHRKQMLDRVKLHNPYAYEHTMEQRRKHYEHLQKKDPELAQKLKNFYNLSDDDK, encoded by the coding sequence TTGAAAAATGTTAGTTTAAAGAATATACAGAAGGATATTGTATCAGGAATAATTGTTGCACTTGTGTCAATTCCTATATCAATGGGGTATGCACAGATTGCGGGACTGCCTGCTGTGTATGGTCTGTACTGCTCTATTCTGCCAGTGCTTATATATGGACTTGTGACATCTTCGCCGCAGTTTGTGTTGGGAGTGGATGCAACTCCGGCGGCACTTGTCGGTGGAACACTTGCAACGCTTGGGATAGTGTCAGGTTCTGAGGAGGCGAAGGCAGTAGTTCCGTCGATAACTTTAGTTGCAGCATTGTGGCTGCTGCTTTTCTTCTTTATCAAAGCAGGCCGTATTGTCAATTACATATCGACACCTGTAATGGGTGGATTTATAAGCGGTATTGGTGTGACAATAATTCTTATGCAGACTGCGAAGCTGTTTGGCGGTAATGCGGGAACAGGAGAGGCAATAAAGCTTCTTATACATATAGCCGGGGAGATGAAGTCGTTTAATCTGTTGTCAGCAGTGCTTGGAGTCGGAACAGTAGTGATTATTCTTGTAGCGAAGAAGTTCATTCCAAAGTTTCCGATGTCAGTACTTCTTATGGTAGTTGGTGCACTTGCAACTGCAATTTTTCATATTGACAGATTCGGTGTTAAGCTTCTTCCGCATGTTGATAAAGGGCTGCCGGGATTCTCACTTCCTGATATGTCAGTTGTGTTTAAGAATCCGTCAGATATAATACTTCTTGGACTTTCAGTGGCAGGTGTTGTCATGGCGCAGACATTGCTTGCAACTAATAATTATGCCAACAAATATGGCTATAAAGTAAGCAATAACAGAGAAATTCTGTCTTATGCTGCTGCAAATGCGGCTTCTGCTGTAATTGGCGGATGCCCTTTGAATGGAAGTGTGTCAAGAACAGGAATTGCAGACCAGTTTGGTTGTAAATCACAGGTTATGTCAATAACAGCTTCTCTGACAATGCTTCTTATAGTGCTTTTTGGAACACCGGTGCTTGAGTATCTTCCTGTACCAATACTTACAGGAATTGTTGTTGCAGCACTGATAGGAATTACTGAATTCGGGCTTGCAGTTAAATTATGGAAAACAGACCATACGGAGTTTGCAATATTTGTAGGAGCATTTTTAGGTGTTCTGTTATTCGGAACGATACATGGAGTTGTAATCGGTGTTATTCTTTCATTCATTGCTGTTATTGTCAAAGCAGTTGAACCGCCAAGAGCATTTCTCGGAGTTATACCGGGACAGGAGGGGTTCTACAGCCTTAACAGATACCGTAATGTAAAGAAGATAAAAGGTGCGGTTATATACAGATTTAACGGTGCGCTTTTCTTTGCAAATATTAATACATTTGTTGATGATATAGAAAAAAATCTTGATGATAATACTAAATGGGTAATTGTAGATGCCGGAGGCGTAGGTTCTATTGATGTGACGGCAGTTGACAGACTTATGTCTTTATATAAGGCACTTGAAAAGAAAGGCATCAGATTCTATATTACAGAGCATGAACACACACTTAATGACCAGCTAAGAGAGCTTGGCGCAGGTGAGTTTGTTGAAAAAGGTGTTGTTAGAAGAACGATTCCGCTTGCCCTAAGAGATGCAGGGCTTGACAGACCTTATCCTGTCGAGGAGGGGGAAGAAGAGCAGGCTGTTTCTGGCGAGGCACATGAGGATAACGAAAGGCTTGCTGAGATTGAGTGGGCTTTTGGTGCGGATGCAGACGAATGGCTTGAGAAGATGGCAGCAGAGATGGCTGATGAGATTGGCAGTGTCAAGAAAGATGAGAAGAATGTTATTGTTGATGCTGAAAAGCATGCTGCATGGGGAAGAATCGGACTCTTTGATGAGAATGAACTGCTTGAGCGACTTGAGATGCATTTGTTTGACGATAAGAAATATCCTAATCTTGATATTGATGATATTGAGAAAAGAATTGATGAGCGCCGCGTTGTTGTTGAGAAGAAGCTGGCACAGATTAATCCTGACGCAATACAGATGCTTAAGGAACACAGAAAACAGATGCTTGACAGAGTGAAGCTTCATAATCCATATGCGTATGAGCACACGATGGAGCAGAGGAGAAAGCATTATGAACATCTGCAGAAGAAAGACCCGGAGCTTGCACAGAAGCTTAAGAATTTTTATAATCTATCAGATGATGACAAATAA
- a CDS encoding ABC-F family ATP-binding cassette domain-containing protein: protein MNILNVEKVSKTYGEKELFNNISLGINSGDKIGLIGVNGTGKSTLLKIIAGIEEPDEGQVVKGKGIELAYLAQTPLYYDNENVLEYVMRGKHVDSQPKAKEILNKLGITNHAAMMNILSGGQKKRAALARTLVEPARLLILDEPTNHLDNDMVLWLEQFIKNFKGELIMVTHDRYFLDNVTNRIVELDKASLYSYDTNYSGFLELKTQREEMERATEAKRQNILRKELAWIRRGCQARSTKQQARIDRFEDMKEASKQARARFDKQLMDMNSVSSRLGRKTVELHNICKSFGERTIIDDFTYIFLRDDRIGIVGDNGCGKSTLMKIIAGQLEPDSGSVEVGETVRIGYFMQENEPLDDSLTVLEFVRSIGEYVTTADGKATASQMCEKFLFTPKQQWTPISKLSGGEKRRLYLLSVLMSAPNVLILDEPTNDLDIETLEILEEYLDGFAGIVITVSHDRYFLDRVVDRIFAFEAGGHLTQYEGGYTDYRDKCVSSIYNMASNGISDTSKSKAAGQLKKAYNSHEDKIKFTYMEQKEYETIDDDIEKLETKVSELDDEIVKNATSYSKLAELTKEKEDVERKLEEKMERWEYLNDLAEKIEKQKQQG from the coding sequence GTGAATATATTAAATGTTGAAAAGGTCAGCAAGACCTACGGAGAAAAGGAACTTTTTAATAATATAAGTCTGGGAATTAACAGTGGTGATAAGATTGGGCTTATAGGTGTGAATGGAACGGGTAAGTCTACTCTTTTAAAGATTATTGCGGGCATTGAAGAGCCAGATGAAGGACAGGTTGTAAAGGGTAAGGGGATTGAGCTTGCATATCTTGCACAGACGCCTCTGTATTATGATAATGAAAATGTACTGGAATATGTTATGCGTGGAAAGCATGTAGACAGCCAGCCGAAAGCAAAAGAGATTCTTAACAAGCTTGGAATAACAAATCACGCTGCAATGATGAATATTTTATCAGGCGGTCAGAAGAAAAGAGCAGCGCTTGCAAGAACTTTAGTTGAGCCGGCAAGGCTTCTTATTCTTGACGAACCTACTAACCATCTTGATAATGACATGGTACTCTGGCTGGAGCAGTTCATTAAGAATTTCAAGGGAGAACTTATTATGGTTACTCATGACAGGTATTTCCTTGATAATGTAACTAACAGGATTGTTGAGCTTGATAAAGCTTCCCTGTACAGCTACGATACGAATTATTCAGGCTTTCTTGAGCTGAAGACTCAGCGTGAGGAGATGGAGAGGGCGACTGAAGCCAAGAGACAGAATATATTAAGGAAGGAACTCGCGTGGATAAGAAGAGGATGTCAGGCTCGTTCTACTAAGCAGCAGGCCCGGATTGATAGATTTGAGGATATGAAGGAAGCTTCAAAGCAGGCGAGAGCAAGATTTGACAAGCAGCTTATGGATATGAATTCAGTCAGCAGCAGGCTTGGAAGAAAGACTGTTGAACTCCATAACATTTGTAAAAGCTTTGGAGAGCGGACAATAATTGACGATTTTACCTACATTTTTTTAAGAGATGACAGAATCGGTATTGTCGGTGATAACGGATGCGGCAAGTCTACGCTTATGAAGATTATAGCAGGCCAGCTTGAGCCGGACAGCGGCAGTGTTGAGGTTGGAGAGACTGTAAGAATCGGATATTTCATGCAGGAGAACGAACCACTTGACGACAGCCTTACTGTGTTAGAGTTCGTAAGAAGCATAGGCGAATATGTTACGACGGCAGATGGAAAGGCAACAGCGTCACAGATGTGTGAGAAGTTTCTTTTTACACCGAAGCAGCAGTGGACGCCTATAAGCAAGCTGTCAGGTGGTGAGAAGAGAAGACTTTATCTGTTAAGTGTTCTTATGAGCGCGCCAAATGTACTTATTCTCGATGAGCCTACCAACGACCTTGATATTGAGACTCTTGAGATTCTTGAGGAGTATCTTGATGGATTTGCAGGTATTGTAATCACAGTTTCACATGACAGATATTTCCTTGACAGAGTTGTTGACAGGATATTTGCATTTGAGGCAGGAGGCCACCTTACACAGTACGAAGGCGGTTATACGGACTACAGGGATAAATGTGTTTCTTCTATATATAATATGGCATCAAATGGAATATCTGATACATCCAAATCAAAGGCAGCAGGGCAGCTGAAGAAAGCATATAACAGCCATGAGGATAAGATTAAGTTCACATATATGGAACAGAAAGAATATGAAACTATCGATGATGATATAGAGAAGCTTGAAACTAAAGTTTCTGAACTTGATGACGAGATTGTAAAGAATGCAACTTCTTATTCTAAGCTTGCAGAACTTACTAAGGAAAAGGAAGATGTGGAGAGAAAGCTTGAAGAAAAGATGGAGCGATGGGAATATCTTAATGATCTCGCAGAAAAAATAGAAAAACAGAAACAGCAGGGATAG
- a CDS encoding zinc ribbon domain-containing protein, producing MFCPNCGTSNDEGALFCANCGTRLEFEPVVTEGSAASDDNAVPQQPEVQTAQVTPMYEQPQNDTMGNSAKKPFKLSKKIVIIGAVVVAVIAAVIVFICVGNSLTNYKKTAGSYVKAVEECDWAKAYSLVQIPDSEFLTKNAFITAHSEATGSAVGNMRVIDSFSSKGRLPGNKAVSVIYTTATGADSQDLLLTVTDKHYMLFFKKYKVSTEDTVVSDCTINVPKGLTLFINDVLVGDQYKSKDSGKNSSYDVYKIPYLFNGTTILKATSEFTEDYTKEIYPSYDEYTTSISSYDIKFAEDKINGLKDQAKKDVTEFFDAAQKKSDFSTVSDKFTSDMQSSAKSTYNGYVDTFKSTYKQISNFKITTLNPSMSDTTFRVDSNDGCPTIKVGYKISYSYTYKYSSDTKSHERNDSKSSAYVYYKYADGQWKISSMGLGVSIY from the coding sequence ATGTTTTGTCCTAATTGTGGAACAAGCAATGATGAAGGCGCATTATTTTGCGCAAATTGTGGAACACGTCTTGAATTTGAACCTGTTGTAACAGAGGGATCAGCAGCTTCAGATGATAATGCAGTTCCGCAGCAGCCAGAGGTGCAGACAGCACAGGTTACACCAATGTATGAGCAGCCACAGAATGACACAATGGGAAATTCTGCAAAGAAACCATTCAAGCTTTCTAAGAAGATTGTAATTATTGGTGCAGTAGTGGTTGCGGTTATAGCAGCGGTTATTGTGTTTATATGTGTTGGTAACAGTCTTACTAATTATAAGAAGACAGCTGGCAGCTATGTTAAAGCGGTTGAGGAATGTGACTGGGCTAAGGCATATTCACTTGTCCAGATTCCAGATAGTGAATTCCTTACAAAGAATGCATTTATAACAGCTCATTCAGAAGCAACAGGAAGTGCAGTAGGGAATATGAGGGTTATTGACAGTTTTTCTTCTAAGGGACGTCTTCCAGGTAACAAGGCCGTAAGTGTTATATATACGACAGCTACGGGTGCTGATTCACAAGATTTACTTCTTACAGTTACTGATAAGCATTATATGTTATTCTTTAAAAAGTATAAAGTAAGTACCGAAGATACAGTAGTTTCAGACTGCACAATAAATGTTCCTAAGGGACTTACATTATTTATTAATGATGTTCTTGTTGGGGATCAGTATAAGAGCAAGGATTCTGGTAAGAACTCAAGCTATGATGTGTATAAGATTCCATATTTGTTCAATGGAACAACAATACTTAAGGCTACAAGTGAATTTACTGAGGATTATACAAAGGAAATATATCCATCATATGACGAGTATACAACATCAATCAGTTCATATGATATTAAGTTTGCAGAAGATAAGATTAACGGCCTTAAGGACCAGGCTAAGAAGGATGTAACAGAGTTCTTTGATGCAGCACAGAAGAAGAGTGATTTTTCAACTGTAAGTGATAAATTCACATCAGATATGCAGTCATCTGCAAAGTCAACATACAATGGCTATGTTGATACATTTAAATCAACATATAAACAGATATCTAATTTTAAGATTACAACATTAAATCCTTCAATGTCAGATACTACTTTCAGAGTTGATTCAAATGATGGCTGTCCGACAATAAAGGTTGGATATAAGATTAGTTATTCATATACATATAAGTATTCTAGTGATACTAAGTCACATGAAAGAAATGATTCAAAGAGCTCAGCATATGTGTATTACAAATATGCTGATGGACAGTGGAAAATCAGTTCTATGGGACTTGGAGTTTCTATTTACTAA
- the rpsJ gene encoding 30S ribosomal protein S10, whose protein sequence is MANQVIRITLKAYDHQLIDQSAKKIIETAKKTGAQVSGPVPLPTKKEVVTILRAVHKYKDSREQFEQRTHKRLIDVLSPSQKTVDALSKLEMPAGVFINLKVMN, encoded by the coding sequence ATGGCAAATCAGGTAATCAGAATTACTCTGAAAGCTTACGATCATCAGTTGATTGATCAGTCAGCTAAGAAAATCATCGAAACTGCTAAGAAGACAGGAGCACAGGTGAGTGGTCCGGTACCTCTTCCAACAAAGAAGGAAGTTGTTACTATTCTTAGAGCTGTTCACAAGTACAAGGATTCAAGAGAGCAGTTCGAGCAGAGAACTCATAAGAGACTTATCGATGTATTATCACCATCTCAGAAGACTGTAGATGCATTATCTAAGTTAGAGATGCCAGCTGGTGTATTCATCAACCTTAAGGTAATGAACTAA
- the rplC gene encoding 50S ribosomal protein L3, translating to MKKAILATKVGMTQIFNEDGVLTPVTVLQAGPCVVTQVKTVENDGYDAVQVGFADIREKLVNKPVKGHFDKAEVPYKRFLREFKFENASEYSVKDEIKADIFAAGDKVDATAISKGKGFQGAIKRLGQSRGPMAHGSKFHRHQGSNGSATTPGRVFKGKGMPGHMGSKRITIQNLEVVRVDVENNVILVKGAVPGPKKSLVTLKETVKAAK from the coding sequence ATGAAGAAGGCAATTTTAGCTACAAAAGTCGGAATGACTCAAATCTTCAACGAAGACGGTGTTTTAACACCTGTAACTGTTCTTCAGGCTGGTCCTTGTGTTGTTACACAAGTTAAGACAGTAGAAAACGACGGTTACGATGCAGTTCAGGTTGGTTTTGCTGACATTAGAGAAAAGTTAGTGAACAAGCCTGTTAAAGGACATTTTGATAAGGCAGAGGTTCCTTATAAGAGATTCTTAAGAGAGTTTAAGTTTGAGAACGCTTCAGAGTACTCTGTAAAGGACGAAATCAAGGCTGATATCTTCGCTGCAGGCGATAAGGTTGATGCAACTGCTATTTCAAAGGGTAAAGGTTTCCAGGGCGCAATCAAGAGATTAGGCCAGTCAAGAGGACCTATGGCTCATGGTTCTAAGTTCCACAGACATCAGGGTTCAAACGGATCAGCAACAACACCTGGTAGAGTATTCAAGGGAAAAGGAATGCCTGGACATATGGGTTCTAAGAGAATCACAATCCAGAATCTTGAAGTAGTAAGAGTTGATGTTGAAAACAACGTAATCTTAGTTAAGGGTGCAGTACCTGGACCTAAGAAATCATTAGTAACACTGAAAGAAACAGTAAAAGCTGCTAAGTAG
- the rplD gene encoding 50S ribosomal protein L4, producing the protein MANVSVYNIEGKEVGSIELNDAVFGVEVNEHLVHMAVVNQLANNRQGTQSAKTRSEVSGGGRKPWRQKGTGHARQGSTRSPQWTGGGVVFAPKPRDYSFKMNKKEKRIALLSALSSKVADNKIVVLDAFNLDEIKTKKFAEVMSNLKVDKALVVIEGENKNVVLSGRNIPTVKVSATNEINTYDVLKYETLVVTKAAVEKLEEVYA; encoded by the coding sequence ATGGCAAACGTATCTGTTTACAATATTGAAGGCAAAGAAGTTGGTTCAATCGAATTAAATGATGCTGTATTTGGTGTTGAAGTTAACGAACATCTCGTACACATGGCAGTAGTTAACCAGCTTGCAAATAATCGTCAGGGAACACAGAGCGCAAAGACACGTTCAGAAGTTTCTGGTGGCGGAAGAAAACCTTGGAGACAGAAAGGAACTGGTCATGCAAGACAGGGTTCTACAAGATCTCCACAGTGGACAGGCGGTGGTGTTGTATTTGCACCAAAGCCAAGAGATTATTCATTCAAGATGAATAAGAAGGAAAAGAGAATTGCTCTTCTTTCTGCATTATCATCAAAGGTTGCTGACAACAAGATCGTAGTTCTTGATGCATTTAACCTTGACGAGATTAAGACAAAGAAGTTCGCAGAAGTTATGAGCAACTTAAAGGTTGATAAGGCTTTAGTAGTTATCGAAGGCGAGAACAAGAACGTAGTTCTTTCAGGAAGAAATATTCCTACAGTTAAGGTTTCAGCTACTAACGAAATCAACACATACGATGTATTAAAGTATGAAACATTAGTAGTTACTAAGGCTGCTGTTGAAAAATTAGAGGAGGTGTATGCATAA
- the rplW gene encoding 50S ribosomal protein L23 — MANVQYYDVILKPVITEKSMADMADKKYTFLVHTDANKTMIKDAVEKMFEGTKVASVNTMNLDGKKKRRGRTAGTTSKTKKAIVQLTADSKEIEIFEGL, encoded by the coding sequence ATGGCAAACGTACAGTATTATGATGTAATCCTCAAGCCTGTAATCACAGAGAAGTCTATGGCTGATATGGCAGATAAGAAGTATACATTCTTAGTTCATACAGATGCTAACAAGACAATGATTAAGGATGCTGTTGAGAAGATGTTCGAAGGAACTAAGGTTGCTTCAGTTAACACAATGAATCTTGATGGCAAGAAGAAGAGAAGAGGCAGAACAGCTGGTACAACTTCTAAGACTAAGAAAGCAATTGTACAGTTAACAGCTGACAGCAAGGAAATTGAAATCTTTGAAGGCCTTTAA